A segment of the Cytophagia bacterium CHB2 genome:
CGCGATGCGGCGATTCTGCCGGCCGCTGTCGAGATATTGGCATCATCTGCTCCGGTTAGTCGCAGCATCTGCCGCAACAGCCGCGGTGATGACCATGATGGCGTCCGGACTTCATCATGCCGCGGCCGCTGCGCGCCGACCAATGCGGCACACCGTCATCATCCGCCAATTCGATTTTTGCGGAGCCTTGCGTCACCGAATAGGGATAAAAATGCAAACCGTCGCTTTCCTTTTCCAGTTCGCCGCGCAACTCGGCTTCGCCTTTTTTGAGTTCATAGTTCTTCTGTTTCCAAAACCACAGCGGCCCCAAATGCACGGCATATTCCTTGCCTTCGCATTTGAATTTGGCCACCGGCATTGCCGCGTCGGTGATCTCGCCTTTGAGCGTCACGATCTCATCGCTGTCCCAGCGTTCGCGCGCTGAGCCGCGGCGTCCGTCTTGCGCCATGACGACGATCGCAAAGAGCAAGATCATTGCGCCGGCAAGCAAAAACCTTTTCTTCATCACTCAACCTCCTTCAAACAAAAGCTTCATCAATTCGATTGCAAATTCAACGATTGCCGTTCTTTTTCAAACCCGGTTACTGAATCATTTCATCAGATGACAAACAACATGCCGAAAATAGGCGCGACGAGACAAAATCTCACGGTGTGTAAGTATCTATATTTCTAAGAATATTGCCGGGCCGGTATGAGGTGTGGTGAACAAAATTCAGCAAACGGTTTGCAACTGTGGGAAAAAAGATGAGTGCTTTCGCAGTCTTGAGAATGGGCAATTTTGGCAAAAAACGCCTCACCTCGTCTGCTCTTTCGCCAAAGCGCGCAAAAAATTGCCGTGGAAATGTTGAGGGATACCCAACACTTCACGGCATCCGGTTAGTCAGCAAACGCAAGACTCTGGCGCGATGCCAATTTTCGCGTAATAGAATTCCTGCCAACAACGGCGGCAGCGCCATGGTGAAGATGACCAACAAAACGCCGGTAAGAGAAGTTGCGCCCCACGTGATGACCGGATAAAACGCGAAAATGAGCAGGCCTTCCAGCAGCAACAGCTTAGCGCCGAGCATTTCCCAGCGCCAAGCAATGGCTGCGGTCAGCAAAAAAATCAAACCCGGCACGGTCGCGTGCAACAAAACCTTGGCAGGCGTCAAACCTTCGCTGAAACCCGCGCTTGCGCCAAAAAACACCCACGTGCTCGCCCAAAGCAGCGCGAGACAGCGCGCAATCGTGCGGGTGTGCCGGTACCGCCAATCCAGAACGGATTCAAAGCTGGGCATACGCGTCCCTCAGGTTTTGCTGGAGGTTTTGGCAAAAAAGGTCGAGAACACTTGCTCGACTTTCTTGCTTTTGCATTTCGGGCATTGCGGTTTTTTCTTGTCATGCTCCGCCACGCGCAAGGCCTCGAGGAATTGATGGCCGCATTCTTTGCAGCGGTATTCATAAGTGGGCATAAAGCCGCCTCCTTTCAATCAGACGGTGTGAAAACATGTGACACCCGCACGGGCTTCGACAATCTCGCCTTCGACAAGCTCAGGCGCCGCGACAAGCTCGCCTTCGACAAGCTCAGGCGCCGCGACAAGCTCAGCCGGCGTTGGAATCAAGGGTCTCACGCCGCCTCAATGTTCCATGGTAAAATTCGTGACAATCGGGTGCGCCAACCGGTCATAATCGCGATAGAGCATGCGCATCACCTCTTGATGTGTGCCGGCGTTGAATGTGATCATGTGATCTTCGGTCAGGCGGTGGCTCACGTAAAGTGGCAGTTTGTAAAGATTGCCGAACGGCGGCATGGCGCCCGGCTCGCAATCCGGGCAGACGCGCGCGATTTCATATTCATCTGCCAGGCGAACCTCCCGCGCGTTCAGCGTCCGCCGCACTTTTTCAAAATCGATATGATCACTGGCGGGCAACACGAACATGCAGTACTTGTGATCGACGCTAAGAATCACGGTTTTGGCGAACATTCTGCCGGGCGTGTGCGTGTGCGCAGCCGTCTCTTGCGCGGTAAAATCCTGGCGATGATGAATCACCTCATACGGCACACGCTGCGCGTCGAGATGCGCTTGCAACGATTGCAGCATTGGCATAATAGTTCTCCTCTTGAGGTTTGTGGTTCGTGCCTGTGTTTTGGCCGTTGGTCTCTGGTTGTTGGTCGTTGGTTGTTGGTCGTTGGTTGTTGGTTGTTGAGATTGTTGACCGACACAACCTATCACCTGCACCTGCAACTTGCCACCTGCGCCTTCTCAGTCTCCTCCCGGCGCATCTGCGCCCAAATAAGCATTCATCCCATCCAATTCGTGTGAGAGATGCTCGACCAAATGCCGCATGAGATGCCGCACAGAGAGCATGCCCTGTAATTTCCCGAGGTGATCGACAATGGGCAGATGGCGGAAATGCTTGTCGGTCATGAACTCGAAGGCATCGCTCGCTTCCATTTCTTGCGGGGCGATCAGCGGGTCGCGCGTCATCACCTCTTCGACGCGCGTTTCGTGCGCAGCGAGTCCTGGCCGCACGACGCGCCGCATGAGATCGCGTTCAGTGAAAATGCCGACCAACCTGCCGTCTTTATCAATCACGCCCACTGCGCCCACGCCG
Coding sequences within it:
- a CDS encoding zinc ribbon domain-containing protein — translated: MPTYEYRCKECGHQFLEALRVAEHDKKKPQCPKCKSKKVEQVFSTFFAKTSSKT
- a CDS encoding YbaK/EbsC family protein, with the translated sequence MPMLQSLQAHLDAQRVPYEVIHHRQDFTAQETAAHTHTPGRMFAKTVILSVDHKYCMFVLPASDHIDFEKVRRTLNAREVRLADEYEIARVCPDCEPGAMPPFGNLYKLPLYVSHRLTEDHMITFNAGTHQEVMRMLYRDYDRLAHPIVTNFTMEH
- a CDS encoding CBS domain-containing protein → MKLLRIARVPPVVVAPQDTVQAATEKMCDVGVGAVGVIDKDGRLVGIFTERDLMRRVVRPGLAAHETRVEEVMTRDPLIAPQEMEASDAFEFMTDKHFRHLPIVDHLGKLQGMLSVRHLMRHLVEHLSHELDGMNAYLGADAPGGD